The DNA window CAGGGAGGGCAGCGAAACAGAATGCCTCTCACGCActgtttcttggtgagctgagccagtgatgtacggatatcctttaaggaatcatcctgcaaaaacaaggatacttagaagccagaggggaccctaccccttttagcggctaacgtactcaccatgtactccttgacccatgctaccatatcactggtaacgggttcctcccgcagaggtcccctgcattgctggcagcgtgaccagtcatagcctagaggcaaaaaatgacattcaggatactcccaccattgggagaattagcagacgaaagagACTGCACTTACTATCAGGTAGTAGAACGTCACATTCAATACaagccagatgtctccttttgaagacttcttccgtctcacttgatccccgggaggggtggaAGACGAAGACATGACAAAGAACTAGCTTTCAGTGATACCAAAGCATAGGATACGGAACAtaaaggagtacattcaaggaaccatatagggagactcacccagcttcagtCAGACAACTTACCAAACTTCTGTCGAGTTTGCACTAGAACAAGTGTAGTTGAAGCAGTAACACGAGCCACAACACGGAACCGGCTAGCGGATTAAACTATCAGGCAATGAGGGAAGCAGCCATGCCCCTGTTTACAGCCCTGTATCcagaaaggggcgtggcttaacaaaaaaatatgtgagCTCTGTTCCTTGCCCTCCTGAGAGCACTCTCAGGCCTTATGAGTTGCTCCCTCCCTAGCCAACAGACCCTTGGCACATACCTTGCCTCTATAGCCGTACTGCACCGCTGtctgcgtggtcccggagcggcggatGCCGAAACCAGAAGTGCCGGTGTCACCTCTATGAGCGCCCGGCCGGGAACCTCCTAGACAGAGAAGGTTCCACGAAAACGGAAGTTCCCCTTCCTGGAGCCGTGCGTACACGCCAGCGGTGCGCGGCTCCACAAAGCCCAAACAAGACTGAACTGCCGGGGATACATGAGGCAAACATTGTGGGAGGGAGGCAGGGATATATGAACAGATAAAGGAGCCTTTAAACTTACCCCTCTTCTCCCTGCAGGACTGACACAGAAGTCCAGCAGGCCAGAGTGCTTCACTGAAGATGATTTGAACAGGTGAGAACCTGCAACTTacaacttcttccttctttctctttaggaggacacagagtcctctccacctgtccgatcctttacacaggacagaaaaaaacacacaggggggaggtatctgtgccctcttaaagggaacgagccatgtgaaattaatacatggctaattaaaactctgcctgtcctaccagcacacaggggcacgaaataccccacattgtgccgctggtaaggacgacagggaacaggtCCTTATAGATCAGAGGGGTTTAGTGTGTCAAATCAACCTGTTGTAAAGTTATATATGCacccaataaaaataaaaaaaaactttatacttCCCCTGCTGATGTACAATCCACTACTTTTGCAAGGATTAGGAGGCTAGGAGCCTTTTAGCCCCCCTGGGtcaggggcccaccaggggattcacctGCTTCCCTGTGTAATAGTCTGAGCCTGTCTATAGCACATACGGCTTGTATGGTTTTTGTGGTTGTCCAATGATCCAGAATCTCTCCCAAATAAATCTAAGAGAGCTCAATAGGAGTTAAAGGGGAGCTTCTGTCTGACCCACATCTCAGCCCTTTTTCTAGAAAATAACACTCGGACTTGCACTCATACCAGTTGATGAGATATCTGTTATATGTCAAAAGGTAGAATTTTCTGTAAAGGGGCACATTTACTTTACAGTGCCTCTAATAGTGTAGCTGCCACATAAATATTGATTGCATCAGTgaagattttttttgtgtttactCAAGTCTTGCTTTTGCACGTGAAGAAAAATTTGAAAACAAATAAGCGCTGATCGACATTGTTCAATTGCTTTTAAGATCACTTATCTTCTTCTGATCTCATTCTCTAATAACTAGCCGATGCCTGTCTACACAAGGGGATAAAGCGGCAACAAATGATGATTTTCAGTCCGTACTTATAATTAGACTGCTTGATTTCTTTCGTTACCTTTCCCCAGTAGAAAACTTATGTGGTGAACATTGGAATAATGAAATTGACATGTTGTTTCTTCCAACGAAAGATAGTTGCTCAACGGATAAAGAATGTTTAATCCAGTAAGCTCCAAATCCTATTTGCACTTGACATCTGTCAATGGAAAGAGAGGAGAAACACTAAGAGACGTCTATCTATAGCCAACAGAGCTGTTATGCTGGTTTGCAGCTGCTGAGAATCATATTGCTTTACTATTTGTTTTCTattacaaagatttttttttaacccctgagaCAATGAAGAATCATCTTGGAGCATCTGATTCTTGGAGCAAGCAAAAATGTAAGGACTATTTTTATATTTGCTAAACTTGTACGAAGAAAATTACAGAATGGGCTGTTCACCTTCTCATAATGGGATCATTCAGACGATTGCAAAAAATGCTGCTAACCCACTGAAGAAAAACAAAGCGCTTCTTCCCCCGGACCATAACAATGGAATTACAGTTCCTCTGTCGGAGAATAAAAATCAGGAAATCAAGCAGAAAGAGGGCTTGCAAAAAGCCGACCACCAAACTAGTCAGTTGGAGAAGAGCAATTCCAGTGGCCCTGTTGGACTTTCTCATAATGGGTCTTTCTCTGATGATCAAGAAAAAGTTAGCACTGCTGATGAAGGAATGGTTAATTTAACATACCAAAAGAGGAGGACTATAAGAAAACATAGTTCAACCGGTTCGGAGCAAGAGAATCCGGGCGCAGTGCAACTAGATGGAAATACAAGAAGAAATAGGAAGTCAAAAAGCCAAAGGCATGGTAAACATAGTCGACGTGCAAAAACAAGCCAAGCTGTTTTTCTTGATATCGAAAAAAAGGTTGATTTCCCAGAAGAGCTTGTTAAGGCTCACCAAGATGCATACGCATTCCTGAACCCTAATCTTTCAAAATATGAAGCTGTCATTTCCATGGCAAACCAAGCAACCCAGACTCACCTTATCATGCAGCAGATGATTAGCTTCATGGCCCTGAGATTCGACGATATCAATCAATGCTTGGAAGAAATTGCAGAAGATGGGGAAAAACTTTTAAAAGCCGTAGGGATCAATCTCACATGGCCTTTGGGAAAAGGAGATCCTGCTGAACAACCAGATTTACTGCAGCAGTTGTTGCAGTATACAATTAATAAAATGCAGTCTTTAAATGGCACCGTATCCTCTCTGACCACCACTGCCTTACAGGATACCTGCAGCTTATTGCAATCAGCTATTAGCATATATCAGGAAAAgctgaaacaaaaggaacaatgtGATGAGCGACTCATGAAGATGATCAAATCTTTGGAGGAGTCGGCAGTAGGATCTACACAGCACCATCCCAATGATACAACTCTTTATTCTGAAGACAGTGGAATTGGTGGTGATTCTGAATCTATGAGAGGATATAGATCTCCTGATAAAATGGGAAGAAAGTCGAGTATTGACTCCTCGGGTAAAGCAAGTCTGACAACAAGTGAAGTTGTAACAACGCAACAAAAGTCAACCAGTGATGGCAAGATATCTGACTTTAATCTCAGTTTGAGCAAATCTactcaaaaagaaaaaacaaattaCTCATCTGGGGCACAAAACCAATATTCAGGTATTTCTAAACAAACTAGTATGTCAAGTAGCCCTTCAATGAGCTCACTAGGCACTAATGCCACCTTAGAAGATAGTACGCTTGATCCAGAATCAGATGAATCAACGATCAGTGATGAAAGTTGTGATGAAAGCGAAGATAATAAAAGTTTATCAAGTCAGATCACCTTAACCCAAAGACCTCTGACCTCTCCAGCAGGCATGGGTCCTTATAAACATGCACTGAAATGGTTAGAGAACCAGGAAAATGAAGAGATGACATTGAAAATGAAGGAAGCTATCAGCGAAAAGATCAAGTTTGTTCCTGGTAAATCAATAAGTAACGTGTGGACTAGAGAGGAAGTTACTACAGACATTGTTAGGCCTAGTACTGCAGATGGGAGCAACAGAAGATCATCTAAGCACAGAAGATCTCGATCCGCAGAATCACTTAGAAGCCAAGCTGAGGATCCTACTCTTTTAGAACTTCAAAGAACACAGAAGGAACTTGGCAAAAAGTTGGAACAGCTATACTGGTCCACGAAAAACAAAGACGCAACACAAAACCCAAATATTAAGTCTTTTTCACATGCTGGTTGCATAATCTCTAGTAATAATTCATCCACCAACAAACTAAAGGCCTGTCTTGATAAAAGTTTCAATATCTTACCGAGTCAGGATAAAGTTGGCATAAAAAAGATTGATACAAATATAGCAAGGGACTTGAATAAGGAACCAGAAGATAAGCTGTTAGAAACACCATTTAATCCACAAGTGGCCAAAGCAGAAGATAAGCTTCTTTTGGCAGAGAGAAAACTGGACAGCATAAATGCATCTCCACGCCAGTCTGTGCGGAAACTTATCCAAACATTTAGCCCGGTGGAAGACTCCAGCAAAACCACAAGTGTGAAAACTCTGGGACCACTTAGATGTGTTAGAAAATATGGAGTTCCAGTCCTTCCACCCACTATTCCAGCGTATAAAGGGTTACAACCTTTGGATAGCAAAAGTCATGTATTCCCAACAGGAGAAGAGACTACTACTTATCCAAATCCATGTGCAACTACAAGTACACTTGCTGCCGATCCTTATGATTTAACTGAATGTGGAACTGATGACTTGGAAGACCTGCCACCTCCTCCACCCGAAATACTTATGGATGACTCCTTCAACTTACTTTCAGCTAATGAGCAGGAGAAAGACACCAACTTCGCTTGGGCAATGAAATCACCGATGtctcaaaaaatgaaaaactctataaatataaaaaatgtgttACCAAGCAAAAATATTACTGATATCTACATGTCCAAGGTGACGCCTTGTAGTAAAGAAGATACAGTAAATAACAGTGTTAGAAAATACTCTTTACAAATTGATCAGTTTTCTATGGACCTTCAGACAAAGCATGAAATAGAACAAGCTGCTAACTTATATAAACAGTCACATAAAATAATCCATTTAGAAAATCCAGGTGATGGTGATCGGGTGAGCCCAGGCAAAGTCAGTAATAAGCCATGTTCTGTTGCATCCATGGTGAAACTGAAGCAATATTCtcctacattacagagaaatgagGTCTTAAGAAAGCTTTCTCCTACAAGACCTGCAGCTTCATGTCCACCAACTGATCGAAAACTAGCAAGTCCACCAACCATCAGGCCTATGGAAAAATCTAATTTTCGTGTACAACAACCGTCTTCTCCAGTCCAGAAAACACCCAGCACAAGTACCACAAGCATATCAAGTCCTTGTAGTGAAAAGATGCCAGCAAGTCCCCCATCCCATCGAAAGCTGCCTAGTCCTCCATCCCAACGAAAACTATCAGATCCTCCGCAAGTAGGAAAACAGAGTCCACCAAGCCAACGAAGGCTACCGAGTCCTCCTCAAAGACAACAGAGTCCACCAAGCCAGCCAAGCTCCCCACAATTACGAAGACAACAGAGTCCACCAATTCAGCAAAGACAGCCAAGTCCCCCACAAATCCGAAGACAACAGAGTCCACCAATTCAACATAGGCAGACAAGTCCCCCACAAATCCGAAGACAACAGAGTCCACGAATTCAGCAAAGGCAGCCAAGTCCCCCACAAATCCGAAGACAACAGAGTCCACCAATTCAGCATAGACAGCCAAGTCCTCCACAAATACGAAGACAACAAAGTCCTCCTCAAATCCAGAAACAGCAGAGTCCACCAACCCAACGTAAACTGCCATGTACCCCTCAAATACGAAGCCAACAAAGTCCACCAAGTAGTCGGAGGCTACCAAGCCCTCCACAAATTCATTGTGAGCCTAGCCCCCCTCCTTATTCTACACCATCTCCTCCAGTTTCTCCATCTCATACAGGGTTAAGACGCAGTTCTGAAGACCAACAACTGTCTTCAAAAATGATTGGCAATGCACAGTCAATATTTTGCCCATCATCAACTTCCCTATTTGAATCAAAGCCTCCATCACCACCAGGCACAAGTAGGCTGGAAACTGTGTTGAACCCAGTCCCGAGTCCTGTTCTGAGACACTCTTTCTCCGTTCGTCAACATGATGACCAGCACAGAAGAGTTGCACTGAGTGCAGCAAACCCTCAACCTTTTGTCCGGAGGTCTTATTCTGAGCGGAGACCAAGAGTCCAGCTACGTCTTCCAACATCCATCTCTGCTAATGCTGTCAGTGATTTGGCGCTTCAGCAAAGCAGGTAGGAAATATTATATTGATGGTAGAAACCTACAACAGGTGATTTATCTCTAATGCCTTGTGTTAAACTTCCTATGATGTGAAAGCTGAAACATTTCCCCTAATATTAGACCATAAAGGGCTTTTCTCAGGAACATAACTGTATTTAAATGTGtagacatttttgtaaatataaataattacaaattttgcaacgttttagagattttctctaattatcttggtggtgacagtctgtttccTTGATAAGTTGCTAATGGATATGACTGTGAATGCAGGTACTTTCTATGGCCAGGAACATGTCAGAAACCTAGCCATGATAACCTTACTGGACAGGTTGTAAGGAAGGATACTACATACATGAGACGATAACCCgttcacaataagaaaatcatggctggttcctccatttatggtcatatctattggcaactgatcaagacaaaagatgtcaccactgggatggttagagaaagtctttaaaattctgcaaaatgttaaaaaaatatatatatttgcaacAATGTTCAATATTTTAGCTATTtagattttaaaaatatttaactaTTTTCTACAAATTCAAATATGGGCATATTGAACCtctataaggctaaggtcccacgctgTGGAAAcgggaaacgcagcttcttttgttgcagattttgttgcagttttttgagctaaagccaggagtgcattgagcagaaggtagaagtataagagcttcctatatatttcccattactattacaaccattcttggctttggctcaaaaaaacgctgcaaaatctgcaacaaaagaagctacgtttccgcaatgtagggcctcagcctaaaagggcTTTCTGGGATATGTCAGCAATTGAAGATCCATTTGGATCCGATACTCGGGACCCTTGTGGATCAACTTTCCAAAGCCACTGCGGCACACTGAGTGCCACTTCCGCTTTACGTCAAATcgtttggtcacatgacctgatcgcgGCCCATTCCCTTTCAAGAGAATGGGCGGAGCTGCGACTACACAAGTGTATCACACTGTATTTGGTAAACACTTGAGACTACAGCACCATTGGTTCAGGGCTCAGGTCCTTGCTGATctgtaggtcatcaattaataaaccCTAGAAAACCTCtataagtgaaaaaaaattgctagctgAGAGGTTtaatacagttgtatccagtctagaaaatgctctgtgagctcaatgtATCAGCAGTGTAGATCAAGCAGGAAAATTTGCTATAATGTATCAATCTGCAGTCCAGGTAGTTgaactcacagagcattgtctacactATATACTGAATTGTATCCACTTTTCAGATGAGAACAGGATTAGCT is part of the Leptodactylus fuscus isolate aLepFus1 chromosome 3, aLepFus1.hap2, whole genome shotgun sequence genome and encodes:
- the PCARE gene encoding photoreceptor cilium actin regulator, encoding MGCSPSHNGIIQTIAKNAANPLKKNKALLPPDHNNGITVPLSENKNQEIKQKEGLQKADHQTSQLEKSNSSGPVGLSHNGSFSDDQEKVSTADEGMVNLTYQKRRTIRKHSSTGSEQENPGAVQLDGNTRRNRKSKSQRHGKHSRRAKTSQAVFLDIEKKVDFPEELVKAHQDAYAFLNPNLSKYEAVISMANQATQTHLIMQQMISFMALRFDDINQCLEEIAEDGEKLLKAVGINLTWPLGKGDPAEQPDLLQQLLQYTINKMQSLNGTVSSLTTTALQDTCSLLQSAISIYQEKLKQKEQCDERLMKMIKSLEESAVGSTQHHPNDTTLYSEDSGIGGDSESMRGYRSPDKMGRKSSIDSSGKASLTTSEVVTTQQKSTSDGKISDFNLSLSKSTQKEKTNYSSGAQNQYSGISKQTSMSSSPSMSSLGTNATLEDSTLDPESDESTISDESCDESEDNKSLSSQITLTQRPLTSPAGMGPYKHALKWLENQENEEMTLKMKEAISEKIKFVPGKSISNVWTREEVTTDIVRPSTADGSNRRSSKHRRSRSAESLRSQAEDPTLLELQRTQKELGKKLEQLYWSTKNKDATQNPNIKSFSHAGCIISSNNSSTNKLKACLDKSFNILPSQDKVGIKKIDTNIARDLNKEPEDKLLETPFNPQVAKAEDKLLLAERKLDSINASPRQSVRKLIQTFSPVEDSSKTTSVKTLGPLRCVRKYGVPVLPPTIPAYKGLQPLDSKSHVFPTGEETTTYPNPCATTSTLAADPYDLTECGTDDLEDLPPPPPEILMDDSFNLLSANEQEKDTNFAWAMKSPMSQKMKNSINIKNVLPSKNITDIYMSKVTPCSKEDTVNNSVRKYSLQIDQFSMDLQTKHEIEQAANLYKQSHKIIHLENPGDGDRVSPGKVSNKPCSVASMVKLKQYSPTLQRNEVLRKLSPTRPAASCPPTDRKLASPPTIRPMEKSNFRVQQPSSPVQKTPSTSTTSISSPCSEKMPASPPSHRKLPSPPSQRKLSDPPQVGKQSPPSQRRLPSPPQRQQSPPSQPSSPQLRRQQSPPIQQRQPSPPQIRRQQSPPIQHRQTSPPQIRRQQSPRIQQRQPSPPQIRRQQSPPIQHRQPSPPQIRRQQSPPQIQKQQSPPTQRKLPCTPQIRSQQSPPSSRRLPSPPQIHCEPSPPPYSTPSPPVSPSHTGLRRSSEDQQLSSKMIGNAQSIFCPSSTSLFESKPPSPPGTSRLETVLNPVPSPVLRHSFSVRQHDDQHRRVALSAANPQPFVRRSYSERRPRVQLRLPTSISANAVSDLALQQSRVEESTQKDSESASNQSCTDPRAASQTPATSELCVVGQGLQKEGLNHSGPQ